The proteins below come from a single Anguilla rostrata isolate EN2019 chromosome 3, ASM1855537v3, whole genome shotgun sequence genomic window:
- the LOC135251463 gene encoding zinc finger protein 436-like isoform X2, with product MEDAGNQFYITAEGDSEKEYTGTVEGEEGAGRYQEEAVAAREDEETDITQFEFEMGSPPADHVNELGVIRVLEDGEDVKDGAIKIEEDSDPALEPVSESLPTVQQQTSPPVAGTSSASLSAVFPQSSGENQELASEQMELHHQQPQSPDKVHRCNVCGRGFRRFYSLKTHQRIHTGERPYPCMFCEKRFRHLDSLQKHQRIHTGERPYRCAQCGCCFRELGHLKKHRLTHSPAPTGSLPSLPTLPTTSTYTWPHLASQSLDTT from the exons ATGGAAGACGCAGGAAATCAGTTCTACATCACAGCAGAAGGCGATTCTGAAAAAG AATACACAGGGACAGTAGAAGGAGAGGAAGGTGCTGGGAGGTATCAAGAGGAGGCAGTAGCGGCTCGTGAGGATGAAGAGACTGACATCACtcagtttgagtttgagatgGGGTCCCCACCAGCAGACCATGTGAATGAGCTCGGTGTGATCCGTGTGCTAGAGGATGGGGAGGATGTCAAAGATGGGGCCATCAAAATCGAGGAGGATTCAGACCCTGCACTGGAACCTGTATCTGAATCATTACCCACAGTCCAGCAGCAGACCTCCCCACCTGTTGCCGGTACCAGCAGCGCCAGCCTCAGCGCTGTCTTCCCGCAATCCTCGGGGGAGAACCAGGAGCTGGCGTCAGAGCAGATGGAGCTTCATCACCAGCAACCCCAGAGCCCCGATAAGGTTCACCGCTGCAATGTGTGCGGCCGCGGGTTCCGCCGCTTCTACAGTCTGAAGACCCACCAGCGCATCCACACAGGAGAGCGGCCTTACCCCTGCATGTTCTGCGAGAAGCGCTTCCGTCACCTCGATAGCCTCCAGAAGCACCAGCGCATTCACACGGGGGAGAGACCCTACCGCTGCGCCCAGTGTGGCTGCTGCTTCCGTGAGCTCGGACATCTCAAGAAGCACCGGTTGACTCACTCGCCCGCTCCCACTGGGTCCCTCCCCTCACTCCCGACTCTCCCCACAACCAGCACATACACCTGGCCCCACCTTGCCTCGCAGTCCCTTGACACCACTTAA